From Mytilus edulis chromosome 8, xbMytEdul2.2, whole genome shotgun sequence, one genomic window encodes:
- the LOC139484965 gene encoding cytochrome c oxidase assembly factor 5-like: protein MADDDGKYKKSCDRLRHELRDCLIYSDCVQKDKRTPRECLKLGTHNPTVPMECHELRYRFFQCKRSIIDMRARFRGIKD, encoded by the exons ATGGCTGATGATGATGGTAAATATAAGAAATCATGTGACAGATTACGACATGAGCTAAGAGATTGTCTCATATACAGTGACTGTGTACAAAAG GATAAAAGGACACCCAGGGAATGTTTAAAATTAGGAACACACAATCCCACAGTGCCAATGGAATGTCACGAACTTAGATACAGATTTTTTCAATGTAAAAGATCAATA ATTGACATGAGGGCAAGATTCAGAGGTATTAAAGATTAG